One Streptomyces coeruleorubidus DNA segment encodes these proteins:
- a CDS encoding AbgT family transporter translates to MTTATSPPPPDAPSKQLSRLLAVLGRIERLGNKLPHPFWLFGVLSVVLALVSWLLSATGASALNPATGKTVGVRSLVSGEGLRMMISDAVTNYATFPPLGTILVVMLGVAVADRSGLLPAMLRAAVARVPARWLTFTLAFTAMVAHVASDAAYVVLVPLGAMAFRAVGRSPMLGAVVAFVSVSAGYDASPLVTPTDAILAGLTTAAAHTVDPSYVVNPLSNYFFSVASSVLLALVVTVVTEKVIARRVAAMPEEPEPEDAPETAGTEAGGLTLRPEERRGLRNAGLALLAYAALVVAAMAPAGSPLRGEGGSIVQSPVLTGIAVVLAVAFLIVGAVYGRTVGTVTTGRDIPDQMAKGLREMAPILVLFFAISQFLAYFKWTGVGEVLAIRGAGLLKSAGITGPVAFLGVLLVCTVINLLVTSGSAQWALVSPVFVPMFMLLDIPPEVTQAVYRIADSCTNAATPMSAYFVMTLGVVQRYRRSAGIGTLLSLTLPLCLVMLAAWTLLFYAWWALGIPLGPGVPVR, encoded by the coding sequence GTGACCACCGCCACTTCACCCCCGCCGCCCGACGCCCCCTCGAAGCAGCTCTCCCGACTGCTCGCCGTCCTCGGGCGCATCGAACGCCTCGGCAACAAACTCCCCCACCCCTTCTGGCTGTTCGGTGTGCTCAGCGTCGTCCTGGCGCTGGTCAGTTGGCTCCTGTCGGCCACCGGCGCCTCCGCGCTGAACCCCGCCACCGGCAAGACGGTGGGGGTGCGCAGCCTCGTCTCGGGCGAGGGGCTGCGGATGATGATCTCCGACGCGGTGACCAACTACGCCACGTTCCCGCCGCTGGGCACGATCCTCGTGGTCATGCTGGGCGTGGCGGTCGCCGACCGGTCGGGGCTGCTGCCCGCGATGCTGCGGGCGGCCGTCGCCCGGGTCCCGGCCCGGTGGCTGACGTTCACGCTCGCCTTCACCGCCATGGTCGCGCACGTCGCGTCCGACGCGGCCTACGTGGTGCTGGTGCCGCTGGGCGCGATGGCGTTCCGGGCGGTGGGGCGCAGTCCGATGCTCGGTGCCGTGGTGGCGTTCGTGTCGGTGTCCGCCGGCTACGACGCGAGCCCGCTGGTCACACCGACGGACGCGATCCTGGCCGGGCTCACGACGGCCGCCGCGCACACGGTGGACCCCTCGTACGTGGTCAACCCGCTGTCCAACTACTTCTTCTCCGTGGCCTCCTCGGTCCTCCTGGCCCTCGTCGTCACCGTCGTCACGGAGAAGGTCATCGCCCGGCGGGTGGCGGCGATGCCCGAGGAACCGGAGCCGGAGGACGCTCCCGAGACCGCCGGTACGGAAGCCGGGGGACTGACGCTGCGCCCGGAGGAGCGCAGAGGCCTGCGCAACGCGGGTCTCGCGCTGCTGGCGTACGCCGCGCTGGTCGTGGCGGCGATGGCCCCGGCCGGATCTCCGCTGCGCGGCGAGGGCGGCAGCATCGTGCAGTCGCCGGTGCTCACCGGCATCGCGGTCGTGCTGGCGGTGGCGTTCCTGATCGTGGGCGCCGTGTACGGGCGCACGGTCGGGACCGTGACGACGGGCCGGGACATCCCCGACCAGATGGCGAAGGGCCTGCGCGAGATGGCGCCGATCCTGGTGCTGTTCTTCGCGATCTCCCAGTTCCTGGCGTACTTCAAGTGGACCGGCGTCGGCGAGGTCCTGGCGATCCGGGGCGCCGGCCTGCTGAAGTCGGCGGGCATCACGGGACCGGTCGCGTTCCTCGGTGTCCTGCTCGTCTGCACGGTGATCAACCTGCTCGTCACCAGCGGCTCCGCGCAATGGGCCCTGGTCTCCCCGGTGTTCGTGCCGATGTTCATGCTGCTCGACATCCCGCCCGAGGTGACCCAGGCGGTGTACCGCATCGCCGACTCGTGCACCAACGCGGCGACCCCGATGAGCGCCTACTTCGTGATGACCCTGGGTGTCGTCCAGCGCTACCGGCGCTCGGCCGGCATCGGCACGCTGCTGTCGCTGACCCTGCCGCTGTGCCTGGTCATGCTGGCGGCGTGGACGCTGCTGTTCTACGCCTGGTGGGCGCTGGGCATTCCCCTGGGCCCCGGGGTGCCCGTCCGCTGA
- a CDS encoding ATP-grasp domain-containing protein, producing the protein MSDETVKNVFVIGLDEANLPTLRAVPGADRLRFHQLLTVEELQVGEVHLPTLFDKAREVLDAFDGSIDAIVGYWDFPVSTLVPMLSERYGTRSTSLESVVKCEHKYWSRLEQQKATDRHPGFDRVDLSAEPPRPPEKVTFPMWVKPALSYSSELAFGVDDEEEFRKAVTEIRDGISRIGRPFEHILERIDLPPEMDGVGGRVCLAEEAMSGVQVAVEGYAHQGEVTIYGVLDSIQYPDSPCFLRHQYPSTLPPAVIAELHDVSERVMRQIGMDSATFSIEYFYDPRTQSINLLEINPRHSQSHAELFQYVDGVPNHHCMVSLALGEDPRMPHREGPYAMAAKWYHRWFTDGVVRRVPGPEEIARIERETPGVRIEVVPEEGTRLSELPGQDSYSYELAHIFTGGADEEELREKFDHCVAALGLAFDEPPQE; encoded by the coding sequence GTGTCTGACGAGACGGTGAAGAACGTCTTCGTGATCGGGCTGGACGAGGCCAATCTGCCGACGCTGCGGGCGGTTCCCGGAGCTGACCGGCTGCGCTTTCACCAACTGCTGACCGTGGAGGAACTCCAGGTCGGCGAAGTGCACCTGCCCACGCTGTTCGACAAGGCCCGGGAGGTGCTGGACGCCTTCGACGGAAGCATCGACGCGATCGTCGGCTACTGGGACTTCCCGGTCAGCACCCTCGTGCCGATGCTGAGCGAACGCTACGGAACGCGGAGCACGAGCCTGGAGTCGGTGGTCAAGTGCGAGCACAAGTACTGGAGCCGTCTTGAGCAGCAGAAGGCGACCGACCGGCACCCGGGCTTCGACAGGGTCGACCTGTCGGCCGAGCCGCCTCGCCCGCCCGAGAAGGTGACCTTCCCGATGTGGGTCAAGCCCGCGCTCTCCTACTCGTCCGAACTCGCCTTCGGAGTCGATGACGAAGAGGAGTTCCGCAAGGCCGTCACCGAGATCCGCGACGGCATCTCCCGCATCGGCCGCCCCTTCGAGCACATCCTCGAACGCATCGACCTGCCTCCGGAGATGGACGGCGTCGGCGGCCGGGTCTGTCTGGCGGAGGAGGCCATGTCCGGCGTCCAGGTCGCCGTCGAGGGCTACGCCCACCAGGGCGAGGTGACCATCTACGGAGTCCTGGACTCCATCCAGTACCCGGACTCCCCCTGTTTCCTGCGCCACCAGTACCCCTCGACGCTGCCGCCGGCGGTCATCGCGGAGCTCCACGACGTCTCGGAGCGGGTGATGCGGCAGATCGGAATGGACTCGGCCACCTTCAGCATCGAGTACTTCTACGACCCGCGGACGCAGTCGATCAACCTGCTGGAGATCAACCCCCGGCACTCCCAGTCGCACGCGGAGCTGTTCCAGTACGTCGACGGCGTCCCCAACCACCACTGCATGGTCAGCCTCGCGCTCGGCGAGGACCCGCGCATGCCGCACCGCGAGGGCCCGTACGCGATGGCGGCGAAGTGGTACCACCGCTGGTTCACCGACGGCGTGGTGCGCCGGGTGCCAGGGCCCGAGGAGATCGCCCGCATCGAGCGGGAGACACCGGGCGTGCGCATCGAGGTGGTCCCCGAGGAGGGCACCAGGCTCTCGGAGCTCCCCGGACAGGACAGCTACAGCTACGAGTTGGCGCACATCTTCACCGGCGGGGCGGACGAGGAGGAGCTGCGGGAGAAGTTCGACCACTGCGTGGCCGCCCTCGGCCTCGCCTTCGACGAACCCCCGCAGGAGTGA
- a CDS encoding SDR family oxidoreductase encodes MLGLKAVTALGDDPTAAYILAKRANHVRVQAAALAWNRLGARVNTVSPGVIATAMAKAEADADADGHMLKMLDACGAGRPGTPGEIADAVAFLTGPEARYINGTDLLVDGGQAAWMRRHMRRPG; translated from the coding sequence TTGCTCGGGCTGAAGGCGGTCACGGCCCTCGGCGACGATCCGACCGCCGCCTACATTCTCGCCAAGCGCGCCAACCACGTACGGGTGCAGGCCGCCGCACTCGCCTGGAACCGGCTCGGTGCCCGCGTCAACACCGTCAGCCCCGGTGTCATCGCCACCGCCATGGCGAAGGCGGAGGCCGACGCGGACGCGGACGGGCACATGCTCAAGATGCTCGACGCGTGCGGCGCGGGCCGGCCGGGCACGCCCGGCGAGATCGCCGACGCCGTGGCCTTCCTCACCGGCCCCGAGGCGCGGTACATCAACGGCACCGACCTGCTCGTCGACGGCGGGCAGGCGGCGTGGATGCGCCGGCACATGCGGCGTCCGGGGTGA
- a CDS encoding thioesterase II family protein, producing MTATDPWIRRFFPSPDAPVQLVCLPHAGGSASFFRPVAQALNPRVEVLAVQYPGRQDRHQEPMIDTIGGLADHVCRAVTGAVDRPFALFGHSMGATLAFEVAVRLEQAGRVAERVFVSGRRAPSCHRDEQVHRRDDAGIVAELRRLSGTDQQVFGDEELMRMVLPAVRNDYRAVETYVCATDHRLRSPVTALTGDDDPRASHDEVRAWSAHTQGAFEMERYPGGHFFLVDHAADVIRLIRERLTQPAVAPR from the coding sequence ATGACCGCCACCGATCCGTGGATACGGCGCTTCTTCCCGAGCCCCGACGCCCCCGTGCAACTGGTCTGCCTGCCGCACGCGGGTGGTTCGGCGTCCTTCTTCCGGCCGGTGGCCCAGGCACTGAACCCCCGTGTCGAGGTGCTCGCCGTCCAGTACCCGGGGCGCCAGGACCGGCACCAGGAGCCCATGATCGACACCATCGGCGGCCTCGCGGACCATGTGTGCCGGGCCGTGACGGGCGCGGTGGACCGCCCCTTCGCCCTGTTCGGACACAGCATGGGCGCGACCCTCGCCTTCGAGGTCGCCGTACGGCTGGAGCAGGCCGGGCGGGTCGCCGAGCGGGTCTTCGTCTCGGGCCGCCGCGCACCGTCGTGCCACCGAGACGAGCAGGTGCACCGGCGCGACGACGCCGGGATCGTCGCCGAACTGCGCAGGCTCAGCGGCACCGACCAACAGGTCTTCGGTGACGAGGAGTTGATGCGCATGGTCCTGCCGGCCGTCCGGAACGACTACCGCGCGGTCGAGACCTACGTGTGCGCGACGGACCACCGGCTCCGCAGCCCCGTCACCGCTCTGACCGGAGACGACGACCCCAGGGCGAGCCATGACGAGGTACGCGCCTGGAGCGCGCACACCCAGGGCGCCTTCGAGATGGAGCGGTACCCCGGCGGGCACTTCTTCCTCGTCGACCACGCGGCGGACGTGATCCGCCTCATCCGCGAGCGGCTGACCCAGCCCGCTGTCGCGCCCCGCTGA
- a CDS encoding CocE/NonD family hydrolase translates to MRYVTNLPYATKEEEHVTIPMSDGVRLSAHIWRPTSSDHEPVPAVLEYIPYRKRDLTAVRDSIHHPYLAGHGYACVRVDLRGTGDSEGVLRDEYLEREQADAEEVLAWLTEQPWCDGGAGMMGISWGAFAALQVAARQPPGLKAIAIASFTDDRHADDMHYMGGALLSDNLAEAGTMFAYGTCPPDPAVVGDRWREMWHERLEHTEPWVLPWLRHQRRDDYWRHASVCEDYSSVRCPVLASSGWADGYSNAVTRLLGHLDVPRKGLIGPWSHKFPHLGEPGPAIGYLQELVRWWDHWLKGVDNGVMDGPMLQAWMQDSVPPSTAYEERPGRWVGEPDWPSPHIRQAVHPLTRHTIGPPREAAGEGNAPDGDAMTVQSPLSVGQFAGKWASYNAPPDLPYDQREEDGGSLVFDSEPLTEPLEILGSPTVELDLSVSEPVALVAARLSDVSPDGSATRVSYGILNLTRRDSTESPEPLEPGRRYRATVPLNGVGQAFPPGHRIRLSLSTSYWPLAWPPPKPALLSVHEHSSTLTLPVRPVEEPDEVPASPFGEPEGTPPLAMSQVTPPEERWEVKRDLIGYHSELDIVKDRGTVRFEDINLEAGRRARERYTAVADDFTSVSGESTWTMRFQRDDWDVRVVTHTQLTCDDTDFFVDATLDAYEADRRVFSRTWNERVPRDLL, encoded by the coding sequence ATGCGTTACGTGACCAACCTGCCCTACGCCACGAAGGAAGAAGAGCACGTCACCATCCCGATGTCCGACGGCGTCCGGCTCTCCGCGCACATCTGGCGTCCCACCTCGTCGGACCACGAGCCGGTGCCCGCGGTGCTGGAGTACATCCCGTACCGCAAGCGCGACCTGACGGCCGTACGCGACTCGATCCACCACCCGTACCTCGCCGGACACGGCTACGCCTGCGTCCGCGTCGACCTGCGCGGCACCGGCGACTCGGAGGGCGTGCTGCGCGACGAGTACCTGGAACGGGAGCAGGCGGACGCGGAGGAGGTCCTGGCATGGCTGACGGAGCAGCCCTGGTGTGACGGCGGCGCGGGCATGATGGGCATCTCCTGGGGCGCGTTCGCGGCGCTCCAGGTGGCGGCCCGGCAGCCGCCGGGCCTGAAGGCCATCGCCATCGCCTCCTTCACCGACGACCGGCACGCCGACGACATGCACTACATGGGCGGCGCCCTGCTGTCGGACAACCTGGCCGAGGCGGGCACGATGTTCGCCTACGGCACCTGCCCGCCCGATCCGGCCGTGGTCGGCGACCGCTGGCGCGAGATGTGGCACGAACGGCTGGAGCACACCGAGCCCTGGGTCCTCCCATGGCTGCGCCACCAGCGCCGCGACGACTACTGGCGGCACGCCTCGGTGTGCGAGGACTACAGCAGCGTGCGCTGCCCGGTCCTGGCCTCCAGCGGCTGGGCGGACGGCTACTCCAACGCCGTGACCCGGCTGCTCGGCCACCTGGACGTGCCCCGCAAGGGGCTGATCGGCCCCTGGTCGCACAAGTTCCCCCACCTCGGGGAGCCCGGCCCCGCCATCGGCTACCTCCAGGAACTCGTACGGTGGTGGGACCACTGGCTCAAGGGCGTCGACAACGGCGTCATGGACGGCCCCATGCTGCAGGCGTGGATGCAGGACAGCGTGCCGCCCTCCACCGCGTACGAGGAGCGGCCGGGACGCTGGGTCGGCGAGCCGGACTGGCCCTCCCCGCACATCCGGCAGGCCGTTCATCCGCTCACCCGGCACACGATCGGACCTCCGCGGGAGGCGGCGGGCGAGGGGAACGCCCCCGACGGCGACGCGATGACCGTGCAGTCGCCGCTGTCCGTCGGCCAGTTCGCGGGCAAGTGGGCCTCCTACAACGCGCCCCCGGACCTGCCGTACGACCAGCGCGAGGAGGACGGCGGTTCCCTCGTCTTCGACAGCGAGCCGCTGACCGAGCCGTTGGAGATCCTCGGCTCACCGACCGTGGAACTCGACCTGTCGGTCAGCGAACCGGTCGCCCTGGTGGCCGCGCGGCTGTCCGACGTGAGCCCGGACGGCTCCGCGACCCGTGTCTCGTACGGCATCCTGAACCTCACCCGCCGCGACAGCACGGAGTCCCCCGAGCCGCTGGAGCCGGGCCGCCGCTACCGCGCCACCGTCCCGCTGAACGGAGTGGGCCAGGCATTCCCACCCGGCCACCGCATCCGGCTCTCCCTCTCCACGTCCTACTGGCCGTTGGCCTGGCCACCTCCGAAGCCCGCCCTGCTGAGCGTCCACGAGCACTCCAGCACGCTCACCCTGCCCGTGCGGCCGGTGGAGGAACCGGACGAGGTGCCGGCGTCCCCCTTCGGCGAACCCGAGGGCACTCCCCCGCTCGCCATGAGCCAGGTGACGCCTCCCGAGGAGCGCTGGGAGGTCAAGCGGGACCTGATCGGCTACCACTCCGAGCTGGACATCGTGAAGGACCGGGGCACGGTCCGCTTCGAGGACATCAACCTGGAGGCCGGGCGCCGCGCCCGTGAGCGCTACACGGCGGTCGCCGACGACTTCACCTCGGTCAGCGGCGAGTCCACGTGGACCATGCGGTTCCAGCGGGACGACTGGGACGTACGGGTGGTGACGCACACCCAGCTGACGTGTGACGACACGGACTTCTTCGTGGACGCGACCCTCGACGCATACGAGGCCGACCGCCGGGTGTTCTCCCGCACCTGGAACGAGCGGGTACCGCGCGACCTGCTCTAG
- a CDS encoding SDR family oxidoreductase, with product MQPEQERSVPQVVSEPDPPYDSDKQQRPGIEADMRTRPRYRASRYRASGKLEGKAALITGGDSGIGRAVALLYAREGADVAIVFLPEEQVDAERVRREVEEQGRRCLLLPGDVTDPEFCREAVERTAAELGGLNILVSNAAYLNSKLELDQLTAEDFDLTFKTNVYAYFHLLMAALPHLEPGDAVIATATEEALKGSTTMIDYAASKAALITLTKSVAVHLAKRGVRANVVAPGPTWTPLNEADPHMPPDGLAHIGSEAPLERAAQPEEIAPTYVYLASDADSSYTVGEVIAVTGGIVDTR from the coding sequence GTGCAGCCCGAGCAGGAACGGTCCGTACCGCAGGTCGTGTCCGAGCCCGACCCGCCCTACGACTCCGACAAGCAGCAGCGGCCCGGTATCGAGGCCGACATGCGCACCCGGCCGCGCTATCGGGCCAGCCGCTACCGGGCCAGCGGGAAGCTGGAGGGCAAGGCCGCGCTGATCACCGGCGGCGACTCGGGTATCGGACGTGCGGTGGCGCTGCTGTACGCGCGGGAGGGTGCCGACGTCGCCATCGTCTTCCTGCCGGAGGAGCAGGTGGACGCGGAGCGGGTCCGGCGCGAGGTGGAGGAACAGGGCCGGCGCTGCCTGCTGCTGCCCGGCGACGTCACCGACCCGGAGTTCTGCCGCGAGGCCGTCGAGCGGACGGCGGCGGAGCTCGGCGGGCTGAACATCCTGGTGAGCAACGCCGCGTACCTCAACAGCAAGCTCGAACTCGACCAGTTGACCGCCGAGGACTTCGACCTGACGTTCAAGACGAACGTCTACGCCTACTTCCACCTGCTCATGGCGGCGCTGCCTCACCTGGAGCCCGGCGACGCCGTCATCGCCACCGCTACCGAAGAGGCGCTCAAGGGCAGTACGACGATGATCGACTACGCGGCGTCCAAGGCCGCGTTGATCACCCTGACCAAGTCCGTCGCCGTGCACCTGGCCAAGCGGGGCGTGCGCGCGAACGTGGTCGCGCCGGGCCCGACCTGGACGCCGCTCAACGAGGCGGACCCGCACATGCCGCCGGACGGGCTGGCCCACATCGGCAGCGAGGCCCCGCTCGAACGCGCGGCCCAGCCGGAGGAGATCGCACCGACGTACGTCTACCTCGCCTCCGACGCCGACTCCAGCTACACGGTCGGCGAGGTCATCGCGGTGACCGGCGGCATCGTCGACACCCGCTAG
- a CDS encoding Lrp/AsnC family transcriptional regulator produces the protein MENALDDDDLDLVAALQRAPRAPLSLLAQALGVSASTVGRRLARLESNRLLRVIGQVDLSVSGEGTPWHVWVSAAPGRTADVARRLAELPEAAHVAVTAGQADVYCVVQPARRAEARDLLTRRIATLPGVRSTRTELVLRADTKSDAWRLPRLTEDQHQLLATYTAEERETDPGGTDRPARPTGDELRTLRLLAADGRMTAAQVSRELGIGQSTAYRVTQSLLQRGLVRPRVEIEPALLGYALKAVVALTVSPGGGREAARTLARHPSARYVSTNAGTFSVVHQGVFRDEEGLAEFLTRDLAELEGVISFDVSVVLRALRRHWLDREDGRLAAVPGPTDTGRGRHDDT, from the coding sequence ATGGAGAACGCTCTGGACGACGACGACCTCGACCTGGTCGCCGCGCTCCAGCGCGCACCGCGCGCCCCGCTCAGCCTGCTGGCCCAGGCGCTGGGCGTGTCGGCGAGCACCGTGGGACGGCGGCTGGCCCGGCTGGAGTCGAACCGGCTGCTGCGGGTGATCGGCCAGGTCGACCTGTCGGTGTCCGGCGAGGGCACTCCCTGGCACGTGTGGGTGTCCGCCGCGCCGGGACGGACCGCCGACGTCGCCCGGCGGCTCGCCGAACTGCCCGAAGCGGCCCACGTCGCGGTCACCGCCGGGCAGGCGGACGTCTACTGCGTCGTCCAGCCCGCCCGCCGCGCCGAGGCCCGCGACCTGCTCACCCGGCGCATCGCCACGCTCCCCGGCGTACGCTCCACCCGGACCGAACTCGTCCTGCGCGCCGACACCAAGTCCGACGCCTGGCGGCTGCCCCGCCTGACGGAGGACCAGCACCAACTGCTCGCCACGTACACCGCCGAGGAACGCGAGACGGACCCGGGCGGCACGGACCGCCCCGCCCGCCCCACCGGTGACGAACTGCGCACGCTGCGGCTGCTCGCCGCCGACGGCCGGATGACCGCCGCGCAGGTGTCCCGGGAACTGGGCATCGGGCAGTCCACCGCCTACCGCGTCACCCAGTCGCTGCTCCAGCGCGGACTGGTCCGCCCCCGCGTGGAGATCGAGCCCGCACTGCTCGGCTACGCCCTTAAGGCGGTGGTCGCCCTGACCGTGTCACCGGGCGGGGGGCGCGAGGCGGCCCGGACGCTCGCCCGGCACCCCTCCGCCCGGTACGTGTCGACCAACGCGGGCACCTTCTCGGTCGTCCACCAGGGCGTCTTCCGCGACGAGGAGGGTCTCGCGGAGTTCCTCACCCGGGACCTGGCGGAGCTCGAGGGGGTCATCTCCTTCGACGTCTCCGTCGTGCTCCGGGCGCTGCGGCGGCACTGGCTCGACCGGGAGGACGGCCGCCTGGCCGCCGTACCCGGCCCGACGGACACCGGAAGGGGACGGCATGACGACACGTGA
- a CDS encoding M20 family metallopeptidase produces MTTRETAIGLAEAYFDSGGFLVDLRRRVAFPTQSPPPDGTGPLRAYLADELAPAVRRLGATVRIVDNPVPDAGPFLLAHRHEADGLPTVLVYGHGDVVPGQEGRWRTGLSPWELVVEGDRLYGRGTADNKGQHTVNLAALEQVLAARGGRLGFNLKVLVETGEESGSPGLHEVCRRLTDDLAADLLIASDGPRLAAGRPTLFLGSRGAANFRLRVALREGAHHSGNWGGALRNPATVLAGALATLVDSRGRILVEGLRPPALPQPVAAALADLTVGGGDGDPEVDTDWGEPGLTPAERVFGWNTLEVLTLAAGDPAKPVGAIPGTAHADVQLRFVVGTPWRDLERIVRDHLDAHGLSMVDVEVLQAVPATRLSPDHSWVRRAVDSLRHTTGKEPAVLPNLGGTLPNDAFADILGLPTVWIPHSHPSCSQHAPDEHLLGSVAREGLRIMAGLFWDLGEPRAGGDR; encoded by the coding sequence ATGACGACACGTGAGACCGCCATCGGCCTGGCGGAGGCCTACTTCGACTCCGGCGGCTTCCTCGTCGACCTGCGGCGCCGGGTCGCGTTCCCGACCCAGAGCCCGCCGCCCGACGGCACGGGCCCGCTGCGCGCCTACCTGGCCGACGAACTCGCCCCCGCCGTACGCCGCCTGGGCGCGACCGTACGGATCGTCGACAACCCGGTGCCGGACGCGGGACCGTTCCTGCTCGCCCACCGGCACGAGGCCGACGGCCTGCCCACCGTCCTGGTCTACGGCCACGGCGACGTCGTCCCCGGCCAGGAGGGCCGTTGGCGCACCGGCCTGTCGCCCTGGGAACTCGTCGTCGAGGGCGACCGCCTCTACGGGCGCGGCACCGCCGACAACAAGGGCCAGCACACCGTCAACCTGGCCGCGCTCGAACAGGTCCTGGCCGCCCGGGGAGGCCGGCTGGGCTTCAACCTGAAGGTGCTCGTGGAGACGGGGGAGGAGTCGGGCTCACCGGGCCTGCACGAGGTCTGCCGCCGGCTGACGGACGACCTGGCCGCCGACCTGCTCATCGCCTCCGACGGCCCGCGCCTCGCGGCCGGCCGCCCCACCCTGTTCCTCGGCTCCCGGGGCGCCGCCAACTTCCGCCTGCGTGTGGCCCTGCGCGAGGGCGCCCACCACTCGGGCAACTGGGGCGGCGCCCTGCGCAACCCGGCCACGGTCCTCGCAGGCGCTCTGGCCACCCTGGTCGACTCCCGGGGCCGCATCCTGGTGGAGGGACTGCGGCCGCCGGCGCTGCCCCAGCCCGTCGCGGCCGCCCTGGCGGACCTCACCGTGGGCGGCGGGGACGGCGACCCGGAGGTGGACACCGACTGGGGAGAGCCGGGGCTCACCCCGGCCGAACGCGTCTTCGGCTGGAACACCCTGGAGGTCCTCACCCTGGCCGCCGGGGATCCCGCCAAGCCCGTCGGGGCCATCCCCGGCACCGCCCACGCCGACGTCCAGCTCCGCTTCGTCGTCGGCACGCCCTGGCGCGACCTCGAACGCATCGTCCGCGACCACCTCGACGCCCACGGCCTGTCCATGGTCGACGTCGAGGTGCTCCAGGCCGTCCCCGCGACCCGCCTCAGCCCGGACCACTCCTGGGTCCGCCGGGCCGTGGACTCCCTGCGGCACACCACGGGCAAGGAACCGGCCGTCCTGCCGAACCTCGGCGGCACCCTCCCCAACGACGCCTTCGCTGACATCCTCGGCCTGCCCACCGTGTGGATCCCGCACTCCCACCCCTCCTGCTCCCAACACGCCCCCGACGAGCACCTGTTGGGGTCGGTGGCCCGCGAAGGGCTGCGCATCATGGCGGGCCTGTTCTGGGACCTCGGTGAACCACGCGCCGGAGGCGATCGGTAG
- a CDS encoding chorismate mutase, whose amino-acid sequence MRPRRLRSALTLLSTLTTAATLAVGTAGPATAAERPAPVRHTAATHGTTPGLTPVTELLAQRLLLADKVAAAKYGTDTPIDDPEREARILDDVRARAVGLGLDPDAVAAVFQDQIEANKLVQRGLYARWDANPGERPTERPDLAKEVRPALDRITTQLLAALDDTERDRALPSCGPRLATAAGWSAYTHRLDALHLKGLGRALPSVCTP is encoded by the coding sequence GTGCGCCCTCGACGTCTCCGGTCCGCCCTCACCCTCCTCAGCACCCTGACGACCGCGGCCACTCTGGCCGTCGGGACGGCGGGCCCGGCCACCGCCGCGGAGCGGCCCGCCCCCGTACGTCACACGGCCGCCACGCACGGCACGACGCCGGGCCTGACGCCGGTGACCGAACTGCTCGCCCAGCGGCTGCTGTTGGCCGACAAGGTCGCCGCCGCCAAGTACGGCACGGACACGCCGATCGACGACCCGGAGCGCGAGGCGCGGATCCTGGACGACGTCCGCGCCCGGGCGGTCGGCCTCGGCCTCGACCCGGACGCCGTGGCCGCCGTGTTCCAGGACCAGATAGAGGCGAACAAGCTGGTGCAGCGGGGCTTGTACGCCCGCTGGGACGCGAACCCCGGCGAGCGCCCCACCGAACGGCCGGACCTGGCCAAGGAGGTCCGCCCGGCCCTCGACCGCATCACCACACAGCTGCTGGCCGCGCTCGACGACACGGAACGGGACCGGGCCCTGCCGTCGTGCGGCCCGCGCCTGGCCACGGCCGCCGGCTGGTCCGCGTACACCCACCGGCTCGACGCGCTCCACCTGAAGGGGCTGGGGCGGGCGCTGCCGTCGGTGTGCACGCCCTAG
- a CDS encoding DUF779 domain-containing protein, with amino-acid sequence MTDSPAPDPGVPPITARTARVELTPAAEELLRQLTGTHGPVMFHQSGGCCDGSAPMCYPRGEFRVGAADVLLGHVAGDTPFWMSADQFTYWSHTHLTVDVVPGRGSGFSLEAPEGVRFLLRSRLLTDEELRRIESEPPLPTGADQVS; translated from the coding sequence ATGACCGACTCACCCGCCCCCGACCCCGGGGTGCCGCCGATAACCGCCCGCACGGCACGTGTCGAACTGACGCCCGCCGCCGAGGAGCTGCTGCGGCAACTGACCGGGACACACGGGCCGGTGATGTTCCACCAGTCCGGCGGCTGCTGCGACGGCAGCGCCCCGATGTGCTACCCGCGCGGAGAGTTCCGGGTCGGTGCCGCGGATGTCCTGCTGGGGCACGTGGCCGGGGACACCCCGTTCTGGATGAGCGCGGACCAGTTCACGTACTGGTCGCACACCCACCTCACTGTGGACGTGGTCCCGGGACGTGGCAGCGGCTTCTCCCTGGAGGCCCCGGAAGGCGTCCGCTTCCTGCTCCGCTCCCGCCTCCTCACCGACGAGGAGCTGCGGCGCATCGAGTCGGAACCGCCACTGCCGACGGGTGCGGACCAGGTCTCCTAG